The following coding sequences lie in one Amycolatopsis cihanbeyliensis genomic window:
- the dop gene encoding depupylase/deamidase Dop, with translation MRRIMGTEVEYGIAVPGDATANPVLTSTQVVLAYAAAADIPRARRARWDYEVESPLRDARGFDLAGPGGGGQDPDVEDLGAANVILTNGARLYVDHAHPEYSAPEVTNPRDAVVWDKAGERVMEEAALKAATVPGQPRLQLYKNNVDGKGASYGTHENYLMARSTPFTAVIAGLTPFFVSRQVVTGSGRVGMGAQGEEPGFQLSQRSDYIEVEVGLETTLKRGIINTRDEPHADADKYRRLHVIIGDANLAEYSTYLKLGTTALVLDMVEAGTRFDDLKLDEPVRAVHQISHDPTLKTKVALADGRKFTGLDLQFAYHEMAAAHLERYGGDSMARDVLRLWGEVLDALSRDPAECADRLDWPAKLRLLEGYRARDQLGWAAPRLHLVDLQYSDVRLGKGLYNRLVTRGSMKRLVSEDEVRAAITTPPSDTRAYFRGRTLEKYAASIAAASWDSVIFDVGRESLVRIPTLEPLRGTKAHVGELLDRSETAEELVEALTAAE, from the coding sequence ATGCGGCGGATCATGGGAACCGAGGTCGAGTACGGCATCGCGGTGCCGGGCGACGCGACCGCGAACCCGGTGTTGACATCCACCCAGGTGGTGCTGGCCTACGCGGCGGCGGCCGATATCCCGCGGGCGCGCAGGGCCCGCTGGGACTACGAGGTCGAATCGCCGCTGCGGGACGCGCGGGGGTTCGACCTCGCCGGTCCCGGCGGTGGTGGCCAGGACCCGGATGTCGAGGACCTCGGTGCGGCCAATGTCATCCTGACCAATGGGGCGCGGCTGTACGTGGACCACGCGCATCCGGAGTATTCCGCGCCCGAGGTGACCAATCCCCGTGACGCTGTCGTCTGGGACAAGGCGGGCGAGCGGGTGATGGAGGAGGCCGCGCTGAAGGCGGCCACCGTGCCCGGCCAGCCCCGGCTGCAGCTGTACAAGAACAACGTGGACGGCAAGGGCGCCAGCTACGGCACGCACGAGAACTACCTGATGGCGCGTTCGACCCCGTTCACCGCGGTGATCGCCGGGCTGACCCCGTTCTTCGTGTCCCGTCAGGTGGTGACCGGTTCGGGTCGGGTCGGGATGGGTGCGCAGGGCGAGGAACCGGGTTTCCAGCTCTCCCAGCGGTCCGACTACATCGAGGTCGAGGTCGGCCTGGAGACCACGCTCAAGCGGGGCATCATCAACACCAGGGACGAACCGCACGCGGACGCGGACAAGTACCGCAGGCTGCACGTGATCATCGGGGATGCCAACCTCGCCGAGTACTCGACGTATCTCAAGCTCGGGACCACCGCGTTGGTGCTGGACATGGTCGAGGCGGGCACCCGGTTCGACGACCTGAAGCTGGACGAGCCGGTGCGCGCGGTGCACCAGATCAGCCACGACCCGACGTTGAAGACCAAGGTGGCGTTGGCCGACGGCCGCAAGTTCACCGGCCTGGACCTACAGTTCGCTTATCACGAAATGGCGGCCGCGCACCTCGAGCGGTACGGCGGCGACAGCATGGCGCGGGATGTGCTGCGGCTGTGGGGTGAGGTGCTGGACGCGCTGTCCCGCGACCCCGCGGAATGTGCCGATCGGCTGGACTGGCCTGCGAAGCTGCGGCTGCTGGAGGGCTACCGGGCCCGCGACCAGCTCGGCTGGGCGGCGCCCCGGCTGCACCTGGTCGACCTGCAGTACTCGGATGTGCGGCTGGGCAAGGGGCTGTACAACCGGCTGGTGACCCGCGGTTCGATGAAACGCCTGGTCAGCGAGGACGAGGTGCGGGCGGCCATCACCACGCCGCCCTCGGACACCCGGGCGTACTTCCGGGGTCGGACCCTGGAGAAGTACGCCGCGTCGATCGCGGCCGCTTCCTGGGACTCGGTGATCTTCGATGTGGGCCGCGAGTCGCTGGTCCGGATCCCGACCCTGGAGCCGTTGCGTGGTACGAAGGCGCATGTCGGGGAGTTGCTTGACCGGTCGGAGACGGCCGAGGAACTGGTGGAGGCGCTGACCGCGGCCGAGTAG
- a CDS encoding NUDIX domain-containing protein, protein MPVAPAEELVAVYDSAGTVVGSAPRGEVRVHGYWHAAGVVLVRSGDGQRVYVHLRAPDKDVFPGAEDCWAGGVVAAGETPAECARRELAEELGIHGVTPAPLFVHVFHEPPVRCHNFAFEVRWDGPIRHQPEEIVDGRWMPLAELRSLAEDPEGPLVPDGRLGLQEWFRRFG, encoded by the coding sequence ATGCCAGTCGCGCCGGCCGAGGAGCTGGTCGCCGTCTACGACTCGGCCGGAACGGTCGTCGGCTCGGCACCCCGCGGCGAGGTACGGGTGCACGGCTACTGGCACGCCGCGGGCGTGGTGCTGGTCCGTTCCGGTGACGGGCAACGGGTGTACGTGCATCTGCGGGCACCGGACAAGGACGTGTTCCCCGGCGCCGAGGACTGCTGGGCGGGGGGCGTGGTCGCCGCGGGCGAGACCCCCGCCGAATGCGCGCGCCGGGAGCTGGCCGAGGAGCTCGGTATCCACGGGGTGACCCCGGCCCCGCTGTTCGTCCACGTGTTCCACGAACCACCCGTGCGCTGCCACAACTTCGCGTTCGAGGTGCGCTGGGACGGGCCGATCCGGCACCAGCCGGAGGAGATCGTGGACGGCCGGTGGATGCCGCTGGCCGAGTTGCGCTCCCTCGCCGAGGATCCGGAGGGCCCGCTGGTTCCGGACGGCCGCCTCGGCCTCCAGGAATGGTTCCGCCGGTTCGGTTGA
- a CDS encoding aldo/keto reductase, whose protein sequence is MVTAIGLGLAAVGRPAYINLGRVAELPASRSVTALRAVTHALLDQAYAAGIRHIDVARSYGRAEEFLGAWLAERGHQDLVISSKWGYAYVGDWRLDAPVHEAKEHSADRFLAQWRESRSLLGDAISLYQVHSLTSDSPLFTDRRLLEELAALAGSGVRLGFSTSGPRQPETIRRAFELEVSGVRLFTAVQSTWNLLEPSAGAALAEARAAGAWVLVKETLANGRLAVDPPGPVAELATARGDTPDAVALAAALSQPWADVVLTGPASGAQLAGNLAAEAITLADAERDRLAALAEVPEEYWARRAALAWQ, encoded by the coding sequence ATGGTGACCGCCATCGGGCTGGGGCTCGCCGCCGTAGGCAGGCCCGCGTACATCAACCTCGGCCGGGTGGCCGAACTGCCGGCGTCGCGTTCCGTGACCGCGCTGCGGGCGGTCACCCATGCGCTGCTCGACCAGGCCTACGCCGCCGGCATCCGGCATATCGATGTGGCCCGCTCGTACGGACGTGCCGAGGAGTTCCTCGGTGCGTGGTTGGCCGAGCGTGGCCACCAGGACCTGGTGATCTCCAGCAAGTGGGGCTATGCCTACGTGGGGGACTGGCGGCTGGACGCCCCGGTGCACGAGGCCAAGGAACATTCGGCCGACCGGTTTCTGGCGCAGTGGCGGGAAAGCCGGTCGTTGCTCGGCGACGCGATCTCCCTCTACCAGGTCCATTCGCTGACCTCGGACAGCCCGCTGTTCACCGATCGGAGGCTGCTGGAGGAACTGGCGGCCCTCGCCGGATCCGGCGTCCGGCTCGGCTTCTCCACCTCCGGCCCACGGCAGCCCGAGACGATCCGGCGGGCGTTCGAGTTGGAGGTGTCCGGCGTTCGGCTGTTCACCGCCGTGCAGTCCACCTGGAACCTGCTCGAACCCTCGGCGGGGGCCGCGCTCGCGGAGGCTCGTGCGGCGGGAGCATGGGTGCTGGTGAAGGAGACCCTGGCCAACGGCAGGCTCGCGGTGGACCCGCCGGGGCCGGTGGCCGAGCTCGCCACCGCGCGGGGCGACACCCCGGACGCGGTCGCGCTGGCCGCGGCACTTTCCCAGCCATGGGCGGATGTGGTGCTGACCGGGCCGGCCAGCGGGGCCCAGCTCGCCGGCAACCTGGCAGCCGAGGCGATCACGCTGGCGGACGCCGAGCGCGACCGGCTTGCCGCACTGGCCGAGGTGCCCGAGGAGTACTGGGCGCGCAGGGCGGCCCTTGCGTGGCAGTGA
- a CDS encoding class I SAM-dependent methyltransferase, with amino-acid sequence MGLGFSGDVVDFYHRYRRGYPAAVFDTLADEFRLSTADLAADLGCGTGQLTCSLATRVAGVIGVDPEPDMLARARRAATERGIGNIGWLLGADTDLPALRALLGSRRLGCVTIGQALHWMDHERLFPELAGMVRPGGGVAVLTNGTPLWLQSSSWSRALRDCLERLLDTELTRTCGTDEPSQRGYRDAMVAAGLTVRDARVDYHAELDPEQIVGGVYSAMAADQLPSPARRPEFTRRIERALRPYAPFVEQVEVRLLLGRTRSGDV; translated from the coding sequence GTGGGCCTTGGATTCAGCGGCGACGTGGTCGACTTCTATCACCGGTACCGGCGCGGCTACCCCGCCGCCGTCTTCGACACCCTGGCCGACGAGTTCCGTCTGTCCACCGCCGATCTCGCCGCAGATCTGGGCTGCGGGACCGGCCAGCTGACGTGCTCGCTGGCCACGCGGGTGGCCGGCGTGATCGGCGTCGACCCGGAACCGGACATGCTGGCACGAGCACGCCGGGCCGCGACCGAGCGTGGGATCGGCAACATCGGCTGGTTACTCGGCGCCGACACCGACCTTCCCGCGCTGCGGGCGTTGCTCGGTTCGCGCCGGCTCGGCTGCGTCACGATCGGCCAGGCGCTGCATTGGATGGACCACGAGCGGTTGTTCCCGGAACTGGCGGGCATGGTGCGGCCGGGCGGCGGCGTCGCCGTACTCACCAACGGCACCCCGCTGTGGCTGCAGTCCAGCTCCTGGTCCCGCGCCCTGCGGGACTGCCTGGAACGGCTGCTCGACACCGAGCTCACCCGCACCTGCGGCACCGACGAGCCCAGTCAGCGCGGGTACCGGGACGCGATGGTCGCCGCCGGCCTGACCGTCCGCGATGCCCGGGTCGACTATCACGCCGAGCTGGATCCGGAGCAGATCGTCGGCGGCGTGTACTCGGCGATGGCGGCCGACCAGCTCCCCTCCCCCGCCCGCCGACCGGAGTTCACCAGGCGGATCGAGCGTGCGTTACGTCCGTACGCGCCGTTCGTCGAGCAGGTGGAAGTGCGGTTGTTGCTGGGACGAACCCGAAGCGGCGACGTATAG
- a CDS encoding dihydrofolate reductase family protein encodes MRKLIYGMNLSLDGYIATAGGDLGWSGPSDELFQWWLEREQAIDLFLYGRRLWETMSSYWSTGDQQPGATPAEIEFARNWRDTPKVLFSSTTIDKVDWNTRIVTGDAIAEITRLKAEDGGPMRVGGATLAGAAMRAGLVDEYEIVTHPVLLGGGTPFFTTLDSWVNLNLVETRAFPGGMVLTRYERH; translated from the coding sequence ATGCGGAAACTGATCTACGGTATGAACCTGAGCCTGGACGGCTACATCGCCACGGCCGGCGGCGACCTTGGCTGGAGCGGGCCGAGTGACGAGCTGTTCCAGTGGTGGCTCGAGCGGGAGCAGGCGATCGACCTGTTCCTGTACGGGCGCAGGCTGTGGGAGACGATGAGTTCCTACTGGTCGACCGGTGACCAGCAGCCGGGCGCCACTCCGGCGGAGATCGAGTTCGCGCGGAACTGGCGGGACACGCCGAAGGTGCTGTTCTCCTCCACGACGATCGACAAGGTCGACTGGAACACCCGCATAGTGACTGGCGACGCGATCGCCGAGATCACCCGGCTCAAGGCCGAGGACGGCGGGCCGATGAGGGTCGGTGGTGCAACGCTGGCCGGGGCAGCCATGCGGGCTGGCCTGGTCGACGAGTACGAGATCGTCACCCATCCGGTCCTGCTGGGCGGCGGCACGCCGTTTTTCACCACGCTGGACAGCTGGGTGAACCTGAACCTGGTGGAGACGCGGGCGTTTCCCGGTGGGATGGTCCTGACCAGGTACGAGAGGCATTGA
- a CDS encoding VOC family protein — protein MTSNLLAVCFDANAPLRLARFWAGVLGWEMAGAHDGIALLPSDDTGFRIRFVSTQEQKAGQNQMHFDLTSTSLEDQQQTVARSLGLGARHIDIGQRPEEGHVVLADPEGNEFCVIEPGNNFLADCGFIGALACDGSQDVGYFWSKALGWPMVWDQDQETAIRSPRGGPKITWGGPPLKPKTGRNRLHFDLAPPVDGDQQAEVDRLVSLGATRTDIGQGEVSWVVMADPDGNEFCVLTPR, from the coding sequence ATGACTTCTAACCTCCTCGCGGTCTGCTTTGATGCGAACGCCCCGCTTCGTCTCGCGCGCTTCTGGGCCGGCGTCCTGGGCTGGGAGATGGCCGGCGCCCACGACGGCATCGCGCTCCTGCCGAGCGATGACACCGGGTTCCGGATCCGATTTGTTTCGACCCAGGAGCAGAAGGCCGGCCAGAACCAGATGCACTTCGATCTGACGAGCACATCCCTCGAGGACCAGCAGCAGACGGTGGCGAGGTCGCTCGGACTTGGTGCCCGGCATATCGACATCGGTCAACGCCCGGAGGAGGGTCATGTGGTGCTCGCCGACCCCGAAGGCAATGAGTTCTGCGTCATCGAGCCGGGCAACAACTTCCTTGCCGACTGCGGATTCATCGGAGCGCTTGCGTGCGACGGTTCGCAGGACGTCGGATACTTCTGGAGCAAAGCGCTGGGCTGGCCGATGGTCTGGGACCAGGACCAAGAGACCGCGATCCGCTCGCCGCGCGGTGGTCCGAAGATCACCTGGGGCGGTCCGCCACTGAAGCCGAAGACCGGGAGGAACCGGCTGCATTTCGACCTCGCTCCACCTGTTGACGGTGATCAGCAAGCGGAGGTCGACCGTCTCGTCTCGCTCGGGGCGACTCGGACCGACATCGGCCAGGGCGAGGTCAGCTGGGTGGTGATGGCCGATCCCGATGGCAACGAGTTCTGTGTGTTGACCCCCCGATAG